In Penaeus monodon isolate SGIC_2016 chromosome 8, NSTDA_Pmon_1, whole genome shotgun sequence, one DNA window encodes the following:
- the LOC119575968 gene encoding uncharacterized protein LOC119575968, with the protein MEFPVIQPNVLEPIWIIRILKCLIGLETVPFIKLQLVCNADGLITSYNTKYLGSTRDAFIWSNCTLRTRFENRSHSRTHVIIEQTFSILKSRFMCLHLGNSSI; encoded by the exons ATGGAGTTCCCTGTCATACAGCCAAATGTATTAGAACCCATTTGGATAATCAGGATATTAAAGTGCTTGATTGGCCTGGAAACA gttCCATTCATTAAGTTACAGTTAGTTTGCAATGCAGATGGACTGATAACAAGTTACAACACAAAATATCTTGGCAGTACTCGCGATGCATTCATATGGTCCAACTGTACCCTACGAACTCGATTTGAG AATAGAAGTCATTCCAGAACACACGTGATCATAGAGCAGACATTTAGCATATTAAAGTCAAGATTCATGTGTCTGCATTTGGGGAACTCTTCAATATGA